In the genome of Acidobacteriota bacterium, one region contains:
- a CDS encoding DinB family protein gives MKPVFRSAAVAVALACCGLLAAAQSSNPVADAVRASMQRSAKIMVAAAKDMPANKYSYKPTAGSMTFGRLVLHVGQSNAMTCHWIMGGTSMAPTTLTPTSPKGELVAYLQKAFDYCNTKLADLTDAHLSEMKPFYGHRQVTKAALLFALTDDMADHYSQQAAYLRKNGMLPPTARRGKP, from the coding sequence ATGAAACCTGTCTTTCGTTCTGCAGCCGTTGCGGTCGCGCTGGCGTGTTGCGGCCTGCTTGCCGCCGCGCAATCTTCCAATCCGGTCGCTGATGCGGTGCGCGCCTCGATGCAGCGCTCGGCCAAGATCATGGTCGCTGCCGCCAAGGACATGCCCGCCAACAAATACAGCTATAAACCAACCGCAGGCTCGATGACGTTCGGACGCCTGGTGCTGCACGTCGGGCAGTCAAATGCCATGACCTGCCACTGGATCATGGGCGGCACGTCCATGGCGCCGACCACGCTCACCCCTACCTCCCCCAAGGGTGAGCTGGTCGCCTACCTGCAAAAAGCGTTTGACTACTGCAACACCAAACTCGCCGATTTAACCGACGCGCATCTGAGCGAAATGAAGCCCTTCTACGGCCATCGCCAGGTGACCAAAGCGGCGCTGCTGTTCGCACTCACCGATGACATGGCCGATCATTACAGCCAGCAGGCGGCCTACCTGCGCAAGAACGGAATGCTGCCGCCGACGGCGCGCCGCGGCAAGCCGTAA
- the plsY gene encoding glycerol-3-phosphate 1-O-acyltransferase, translating into MHWLLLPLAFLLGSIPFGYLLVRWHTGGDIRRSGSGNIGATNVLRTAGKKLGILTLLLDAFKGWLALWLALHWGQNPAVLVAGCLFLVIVGHMFSPWLRGHGGKGVATALGAFMALAPGALAGAVVVFLIVLAAWRYVSLASICACSALPLLLLIPMHAGHIAPVIVAVTAAAMALVVYRHKGNLSRLSQGTESRLGQGAGKIA; encoded by the coding sequence ATGCATTGGTTGCTCCTGCCCCTGGCATTTCTGCTGGGATCGATCCCCTTCGGCTATTTGTTAGTTCGCTGGCACACGGGCGGCGATATCCGCCGCTCCGGCAGCGGAAACATCGGGGCGACCAATGTTCTGCGCACGGCTGGCAAAAAGCTCGGCATTCTCACTCTGTTGCTGGACGCCTTCAAAGGCTGGCTTGCCCTATGGCTGGCGCTGCACTGGGGGCAAAACCCGGCGGTGCTGGTAGCCGGCTGTCTGTTTTTAGTGATCGTCGGCCATATGTTCAGCCCCTGGCTGCGGGGGCACGGCGGTAAGGGCGTCGCGACGGCGCTCGGGGCCTTTATGGCGCTGGCGCCAGGCGCTCTGGCGGGCGCAGTGGTGGTCTTTCTCATCGTCCTGGCGGCATGGCGTTACGTTTCGCTGGCATCCATCTGCGCTTGCAGCGCGTTGCCGCTGCTGCTGCTGATTCCGATGCACGCCGGTCACATCGCGCCGGTTATCGTTGCGGTGACAGCGGCAGCCATGGCCCTGGTCGTTTACCGCCATAAGGGCAATCTGAGCCGCCTGTCGCAGGGTACCGAGTCCCGCCTGGGTCAGGGCGCCGGAAAAATCGCATGA
- a CDS encoding NAD(P)-dependent glycerol-3-phosphate dehydrogenase → MSTSAKERSYSRGKRAGVIGAGSWGTALALVLERLGYEVGLWVYEPELAERIRDEHENAVFLPGFPLGSGISPTTKLVEAVGPLTVVATPSHALRTTLSRLQPVLPPAGEILLATKGLEEQTCLRVSEVAVDVLGEGVGRRLATLSGPTFAREVAAGEPAAVVLASHAPELARSLQKRMASSSLRLYTSEDVIGVELAASLKNVIAIASGICTGLGLGSNTQAALIARGLAEMSRLAIAMGGQAETLAGLAGLGDLVLTCTGALSRNRALGIALGQGKTLAEAQAATPMVAEGVRTTAAGVLLAKRWGVEMPILAQMHRVLFEHLTPRRALSELMTRALKAE, encoded by the coding sequence ATGAGCACAAGCGCCAAAGAACGGAGCTATTCGCGGGGCAAGCGTGCTGGTGTCATCGGCGCTGGAAGCTGGGGCACGGCGCTGGCGCTGGTGCTCGAGCGCCTGGGATACGAAGTTGGGTTGTGGGTTTATGAGCCGGAGCTGGCCGAACGCATCCGCGATGAACACGAGAACGCCGTGTTCTTGCCGGGCTTTCCTCTTGGCTCCGGCATAAGTCCCACGACGAAACTGGTCGAAGCCGTGGGGCCGCTGACCGTGGTCGCCACCCCGTCGCATGCGCTGCGCACGACGTTGAGCCGGCTGCAGCCGGTGCTGCCGCCCGCAGGCGAGATTCTGCTCGCCACCAAAGGGCTCGAGGAACAGACCTGCCTGCGCGTAAGCGAAGTTGCGGTCGACGTGCTGGGAGAAGGCGTTGGCAGGCGTCTGGCCACCCTCAGCGGACCGACCTTTGCCCGCGAAGTTGCCGCCGGCGAACCGGCCGCGGTCGTATTGGCTTCCCACGCCCCCGAGCTGGCCCGCTCGCTGCAAAAACGTATGGCCTCTTCCAGCTTGCGGCTGTACACCAGCGAAGACGTCATCGGCGTCGAGCTGGCGGCGTCACTGAAAAACGTAATTGCCATCGCCTCGGGCATCTGCACCGGCCTGGGTCTGGGCTCAAACACCCAAGCGGCGTTGATCGCGCGAGGCCTGGCGGAAATGAGCCGCCTTGCTATTGCTATGGGCGGCCAGGCGGAAACGCTCGCGGGTTTGGCCGGGTTGGGCGATCTAGTGCTGACCTGCACCGGCGCCCTCAGCCGCAACCGTGCACTGGGAATCGCTCTCGGTCAGGGCAAGACGTTGGCGGAGGCGCAGGCGGCGACGCCCATGGTTGCCGAAGGCGTGCGCACCACCGCCGCCGGCGTACTGCTGGCCAAGCGGTGGGGGGTCGAGATGCCCATCCTGGCGCAGATGCACCGCGTCCTGTTCGAGCATCTCACTCCGCGCCGGGCCTTGAGCGAACTCATGACCCGTGCGCTCAAAGCGGAATAG